From the Thermovirga lienii DSM 17291 genome, one window contains:
- a CDS encoding protein of unknown function DUF721 (PFAM: Protein of unknown function (DUF721)~InterPro IPR007922~KEGG: aco:Amico_0005 protein of unknown function DUF721~PFAM: protein of unknown function DUF721~SPTR: Putative uncharacterized protein), with translation MAIRRFPRKSSLRRAKNVLEGVVTPSLKEGIILADMALRWKDIVGYKIANYSMPVSIESGVLVVVASSPGAAHHVSMMGASIAQRIKELWGLEIKGVRSRVGKVRRNQPPRQKRKLLPVEIPKKLLEEKKKAFEGKIGRKDAEEALARLSALYEIRFGRREKKD, from the coding sequence ATGGCGATCAGGCGGTTTCCTAGGAAGTCATCCCTTAGGAGGGCAAAAAACGTCCTGGAAGGAGTAGTAACACCTTCCCTTAAAGAGGGCATAATTTTGGCAGATATGGCTCTAAGGTGGAAGGACATAGTTGGTTACAAGATTGCCAATTATTCCATGCCTGTTTCCATAGAGAGCGGAGTGCTTGTTGTTGTGGCGTCCAGCCCTGGTGCTGCTCACCATGTGAGCATGATGGGTGCCAGCATAGCCCAAAGGATAAAAGAACTATGGGGTTTGGAGATAAAGGGAGTAAGATCAAGGGTAGGTAAGGTGCGAAGAAACCAACCTCCGAGGCAAAAAAGGAAATTACTCCCTGTAGAGATTCCAAAGAAACTTTTGGAGGAGAAGAAAAAGGCCTTTGAGGGCAAGATTGGCCGCAAAGATGCAGAAGAGGCTTTGGCCAGGCTCTCTGCATTGTACGAGATTCGTTTTGGAAGAAGGGAAAAAAAGGATTAG
- a CDS encoding hypothetical protein (KEGG: aco:Amico_0007 hypothetical protein~SPTR: Putative cell division protein FtsL) yields the protein MKRFFNIFILMTIMFSVFSCGMTWAEESKSRPYDDLLSIYQAREKALKVRKDFEERLLSLSEKKSSLELWMSLQDNELSDLQRSANGLYLIKKIFPGGSPARWEEVEGFLMPKQVPKSLVALDGVFYTVIALLNMNEEPYAWIGCFLMEELRNSRKAVSVAMRNAPEEYERITEKIFQKTGYTPVGGWPKGKVIGRLPFAHPVRGYITPERAMLKEAVFLNASGVKVNGQGPYAWDRKKGKIYNVILDEDFLPFWIRTQKEQ from the coding sequence ATGAAAAGGTTTTTTAACATATTTATTTTGATGACAATAATGTTTTCGGTTTTTTCCTGTGGTATGACATGGGCAGAGGAATCAAAAAGTAGGCCCTATGATGACCTTCTTTCAATATACCAGGCTAGGGAAAAAGCCTTGAAAGTAAGAAAGGATTTTGAAGAAAGGCTCCTTTCTCTTTCAGAAAAGAAAAGCTCTTTAGAACTTTGGATGTCCCTGCAGGACAATGAACTTTCAGATCTACAAAGATCTGCTAATGGCCTATACCTTATAAAAAAGATCTTTCCTGGGGGAAGCCCTGCAAGATGGGAGGAAGTGGAGGGCTTTTTGATGCCCAAACAGGTTCCCAAATCGCTTGTCGCATTGGATGGAGTTTTTTATACGGTAATAGCCTTGTTGAACATGAATGAAGAGCCTTACGCTTGGATTGGGTGCTTTTTAATGGAGGAACTAAGAAATTCAAGGAAGGCTGTTTCGGTGGCAATGAGGAATGCGCCGGAGGAGTACGAAAGGATAACGGAAAAGATTTTCCAAAAAACAGGATACACTCCTGTTGGTGGATGGCCAAAGGGCAAGGTTATAGGGAGGCTTCCCTTTGCTCACCCGGTGAGAGGGTATATAACGCCTGAGAGGGCCATGCTCAAAGAGGCGGTTTTCCTCAATGCCAGCGGTGTCAAGGTTAACGGCCAAGGCCCTTATGCATGGGATAGAAAGAAGGGAAAAATTTATAATGTAATTTTAGATGAGGATTTTTTACCTTTCTGGATAAGGACACAAAAGGAGCAATAA
- a CDS encoding Integrase catalytic region (PFAM: Integrase core domain~InterPro IPR001584~KEGG: adg:Adeg_0482 integrase catalytic region~PFAM: Integrase catalytic region~SPTR: Integrase catalytic region), whose amino-acid sequence MTSLYQRLKESGNPKAPMEVICDLIEKGKTAKEIANIMGITERWVRTLMKRKKDGLSAKELLHKKGPRSPHPKRTKPHIEALVIETQQKTNMGPRRLARELKRTLNLNISSYTIRNILRRNNVKTKKVRSRNGNKRYYANLNHWEALQYFQIDSKHIADAKTLPPKAYAALFKYRLPKYQFTAIDIKTRMRILCFSDECSFANGFSFILYIAFLMRALGIRHRMFFQTDNGSEFGGSEESRKRKILQEKFLEPLGVTLLSIPKGEKEAQGFVERSHRTDDEEFYIPALPHITSRKVFMTSAASWVKYYNQKRSHGGRDMNGKTPKEKIFELSLVSSKAATSIPPILLDKVNTFILKMVGAQNISWDSHHLLQLIKRKQFVAPYIS is encoded by the coding sequence ATGACTTCATTATACCAGCGACTAAAGGAATCAGGGAATCCCAAAGCCCCTATGGAAGTTATATGCGACTTGATAGAAAAAGGTAAAACAGCCAAAGAAATAGCTAACATCATGGGAATTACTGAAAGATGGGTTAGAACATTGATGAAACGGAAAAAAGATGGCCTATCTGCCAAAGAATTATTGCACAAAAAAGGTCCCAGATCCCCTCATCCAAAAAGAACTAAACCTCACATCGAAGCTTTGGTTATTGAAACTCAACAGAAAACCAACATGGGTCCTAGAAGACTTGCAAGAGAGCTGAAAAGAACCCTCAATCTGAATATATCTTCCTACACCATCAGAAACATCTTACGCAGAAACAACGTTAAAACTAAAAAAGTACGTTCTAGAAACGGAAATAAACGCTACTATGCCAACCTAAACCACTGGGAAGCCCTACAATACTTCCAGATCGATTCAAAACATATAGCAGACGCAAAGACTCTCCCACCAAAAGCATATGCTGCCCTGTTTAAATACAGGCTTCCCAAATACCAATTTACCGCTATCGATATCAAAACAAGAATGAGAATCTTATGCTTCTCCGATGAATGCTCTTTCGCAAATGGCTTCTCCTTCATACTTTACATCGCCTTCCTCATGCGGGCTTTGGGCATCAGACATAGAATGTTCTTCCAAACTGACAACGGGAGCGAATTCGGCGGATCTGAAGAAAGCAGAAAAAGAAAAATATTGCAGGAAAAATTCCTAGAACCCTTAGGCGTTACTCTCCTCTCCATACCAAAAGGAGAAAAAGAAGCCCAAGGTTTTGTGGAACGAAGTCATCGCACCGATGATGAGGAATTCTACATACCTGCACTACCTCACATAACATCCCGAAAGGTCTTTATGACTTCTGCCGCAAGCTGGGTAAAATATTACAATCAAAAACGATCTCATGGAGGCAGAGATATGAACGGGAAAACTCCAAAGGAAAAAATATTTGAACTCTCACTAGTCAGTTCTAAAGCCGCTACTTCCATACCCCCTATACTCTTGGACAAAGTAAACACCTTTATACTAAAAATGGTGGGAGCTCAAAACATCTCCTGGGACTCCCACCATCTCCTTCAACTAATTAAACGGAAGCAATTTGTGGCCCCTTACATTTCCTAA
- a CDS encoding C4-dicarboxylate anaerobic carrier (PFAM: C4-dicarboxylate anaerobic carrier~COGs: COG1288 membrane protein~InterPro IPR010916: IPR018385~KEGG: nth:Nther_1853 C4-dicarboxylate anaerobic carrier~PFAM: C4-dicarboxylate anaerobic carrier-like~SPTR: C4-dicarboxylate anaerobic carrier) — MSQKRKSRIPHTFVLLFSLIVLAAIGTYVLPAGQFDRMTDPVTHKTIVVPGTYHQVDPSPVGFFDVFISVQKGMIDASAVVFFVFIVYASFYTVLKTGALHSFIGFLLRVLEGKEIIIIPVFMYLFALGGSVFGMFEETFGFIPLFVGLAIAMGYDAIVGMCMVSLGVAMGFAAAFMNPFTVGLAQKFAELPLFSGMGYRLICWFVIVTMSILWTMRYARKVKKDPTQSLVYGLDMGELALDHNELINKHFHPRDKAILAMVVFMVGLLIWGVIKKGWYFNELAGIFLIMGILAGTLAGWGPNKIAVTFLEGAREIVFGALVIGLSRGILIVMREGNIIDTVIYGLSQSLSAFPSWVAAEGMLFVQTLINFFIPSGSGQAATTMPIMAPLADLLNIKRQVAVLAFQFGDGFSNVLWPTTLLPVICSIAKVPIDRWWRFFVPFFLLLLPVQMIFIAIAVAIGWQ, encoded by the coding sequence ATGTCTCAAAAAAGGAAGTCACGGATTCCCCATACTTTTGTTTTGCTTTTTTCTCTTATTGTATTGGCGGCCATAGGCACTTATGTCCTTCCGGCGGGACAGTTTGATAGGATGACCGATCCAGTAACCCATAAGACGATTGTAGTTCCAGGGACATATCACCAAGTTGACCCTTCACCAGTTGGTTTTTTTGACGTTTTTATATCGGTTCAAAAGGGAATGATAGATGCTTCCGCTGTAGTTTTCTTTGTTTTCATCGTCTATGCTTCTTTTTACACAGTGCTGAAGACAGGAGCACTTCATTCGTTTATAGGGTTTCTCTTAAGGGTGCTTGAGGGCAAGGAAATAATAATTATTCCTGTTTTCATGTATCTTTTTGCCCTTGGAGGCTCTGTGTTTGGAATGTTCGAGGAGACCTTCGGGTTTATACCCCTTTTTGTAGGGCTTGCTATTGCTATGGGGTATGATGCTATAGTTGGAATGTGCATGGTTAGCTTAGGAGTGGCCATGGGGTTTGCAGCGGCCTTCATGAACCCCTTTACCGTGGGCTTGGCCCAAAAGTTTGCTGAGCTTCCACTATTTTCAGGAATGGGTTACCGCTTAATATGCTGGTTTGTGATAGTTACCATGTCTATTTTATGGACAATGAGGTACGCGAGAAAGGTAAAGAAAGACCCAACACAAAGCCTTGTCTATGGCCTTGATATGGGGGAATTGGCCTTAGACCACAATGAGTTGATAAATAAGCATTTTCATCCCAGAGACAAGGCCATTTTGGCAATGGTGGTCTTCATGGTTGGTTTACTGATATGGGGAGTCATAAAGAAGGGATGGTATTTCAACGAACTAGCGGGGATCTTCCTGATAATGGGCATATTGGCTGGGACACTTGCCGGTTGGGGACCGAACAAAATAGCAGTTACCTTTCTTGAAGGTGCCAGGGAGATAGTCTTTGGGGCTTTGGTTATAGGCCTTTCAAGAGGAATACTTATAGTTATGAGGGAAGGTAACATCATAGACACAGTTATATATGGATTGTCTCAATCTCTTTCTGCTTTCCCAAGCTGGGTAGCAGCGGAAGGGATGCTGTTCGTCCAGACATTGATAAACTTCTTCATTCCTTCTGGCTCAGGCCAGGCTGCCACGACCATGCCTATAATGGCTCCTTTGGCAGATCTTTTGAACATAAAGCGTCAGGTGGCCGTATTGGCCTTCCAATTTGGTGACGGTTTTTCAAATGTTCTCTGGCCAACTACCCTTCTGCCAGTTATTTGTAGCATTGCAAAGGTTCCTATTGATAGGTGGTGGAGGTTCTTTGTACCCTTTTTCTTGCTTCTTTTGCCAGTACAAATGATATTCATAGCTATAGCAGTGGCTATAGGTTGGCAATAA
- a CDS encoding transposase mutator type (PFAM: Transposase, Mutator family~COGs: COG3328 Transposase and inactivated derivatives~InterPro IPR001207~KEGG: gwc:GWCH70_1766 transposase mutator type~PFAM: transposase mutator type~SPTR: Transposase mutator type) → MAHYQVTVDCDLLQGLFIRDDGLARLVENIVNQILDAQATEQLRAKPYERTEERQGYRNGYRDKLLKSRVGELTLMVPRLRSGHFSTELFERYQRSEQALLLAMVEMVVNGVSTRKVRAVVDELCGTEFSKSTVSSLCKRLDDIVKEWNERDLSSQEYPFLLVDAIVIRVRKGGRVRLSSVLLATGINREGYREILGLMLGDSESEAAWSEFFGRLKERGLKGVDLVVSDDHKGLINAIETHFQGATWQRCQTHFIRNILDACPKSLQGDLHGRLRLIFDAPDMETARRLLNETIEAFGARAPKAVERLEAGFEDAMAVMALPGRYRKRLRTTNGVERLNQEIRRRERVIRIFPNEESAVRLIGAVLVEIDEVWTTGKRYFDMAEYWEWKANTEKQQKEVNNADTQVNVA, encoded by the coding sequence ATGGCTCACTACCAGGTTACCGTAGACTGTGATCTCTTGCAAGGATTATTTATTCGGGATGATGGATTGGCTCGGTTGGTGGAGAACATCGTGAATCAGATACTCGATGCTCAGGCTACCGAACAACTCAGGGCCAAGCCATACGAACGTACCGAAGAGCGGCAGGGGTACCGCAACGGGTATCGGGATAAGCTGCTCAAGTCTCGCGTAGGAGAACTTACGCTTATGGTTCCCCGTCTCCGGAGCGGGCACTTCTCCACGGAGCTTTTCGAGCGGTACCAGCGGAGCGAGCAGGCGCTCTTGCTGGCCATGGTCGAGATGGTCGTGAACGGCGTATCCACCAGGAAGGTAAGGGCGGTTGTTGATGAACTATGCGGCACGGAGTTCTCCAAATCCACCGTATCCAGCCTGTGCAAAAGACTGGACGACATCGTAAAGGAGTGGAACGAGCGAGATTTGAGCAGCCAGGAATACCCATTTCTCCTGGTAGATGCCATTGTCATCCGGGTGCGTAAAGGCGGCCGGGTACGGCTTTCAAGCGTACTTCTCGCTACAGGGATCAACCGGGAGGGATACCGGGAGATTTTAGGGCTTATGCTCGGGGATAGCGAATCAGAGGCTGCTTGGTCGGAGTTCTTCGGCCGGCTCAAGGAGCGCGGTCTCAAGGGAGTGGACTTGGTTGTTTCGGATGATCACAAGGGCTTGATCAATGCGATAGAAACCCACTTCCAAGGAGCGACATGGCAGCGGTGCCAGACCCACTTTATCCGGAACATCCTGGACGCCTGTCCTAAGAGCCTCCAGGGCGACCTGCACGGGCGACTGCGGTTGATCTTCGACGCGCCGGATATGGAGACGGCCAGGCGGTTGCTGAACGAAACGATAGAGGCCTTTGGCGCCCGGGCGCCAAAGGCGGTAGAGCGACTTGAAGCTGGTTTCGAGGACGCAATGGCGGTGATGGCACTACCAGGGCGCTACCGGAAGCGGCTGCGCACCACCAATGGAGTCGAGCGGCTCAACCAGGAGATCCGCCGGCGGGAGCGGGTGATCCGAATCTTCCCTAACGAGGAGTCGGCTGTGAGACTGATCGGAGCAGTGCTTGTAGAGATCGACGAGGTGTGGACCACAGGAAAGCGCTACTTTGATATGGCAGAGTATTGGGAGTGGAAGGCTAACACAGAAAAACAGCAGAAGGAGGTGAATAATGCCGATACCCAGGTAAATGTAGCTTAA
- a CDS encoding D-aminoacylase domain protein (PFAM: D-aminoacylase, C-terminal region; Amidohydrolase family~COGs: COG3653 N-acyl-D-aspartate/D-glutamate deacylase~InterPro IPR006680: IPR012855~KEGG: nth:Nther_1852 D-aminoacylase domain protein~PFAM: D-aminoacylase domain protein; amidohydrolase~SPTR: D-aminoacylase;~manually curated) → MDVLFPETGRIEKKDVVIKNGTIKAISRVGEIPDEEAIKIIDATGLMISPGFIDIHMHNEEKEDPYTIEKCLLLQGVTTALAGNCGSGLLLNEFLSIIKRPYINMAFLTGHRRLREAVGVSDVYQETTPKDISKMCSLLEEDLQKGSLGLSLGLEYAPNTSWEEIWNLTEVVSQFDKRLVSSHIRFDGPRCIEALEEMITLAEKSKVRVQISHLGSMTAFGKSEEALRMVEKARERGVDIGFDTYPYGAFCTFIGSTVFDPGFEERWNKGLEALEVASGPHKGKRLDEELYKELRKNAPSTLIIAHVMNEEEMRLCLMHPMAALASDGVLERKSGHPRAAGAFPRGLRWLKEGGLSWPEAISHLTTIPAERMWLDSTIGAIKEGFSADLVLFDQDKLKDKATFSEPLLPPEGIEYVIVGGKIAVERGKLSDEPLGNFILRT, encoded by the coding sequence CTGGATGTACTTTTCCCTGAAACAGGTAGGATTGAGAAGAAAGATGTAGTTATTAAGAACGGAACAATAAAGGCTATATCAAGAGTAGGTGAAATCCCTGATGAAGAGGCAATAAAAATTATAGATGCAACGGGGCTTATGATAAGCCCAGGTTTTATCGATATTCACATGCATAATGAGGAAAAAGAGGATCCGTACACCATAGAAAAATGTCTTTTACTTCAGGGAGTAACGACGGCCCTTGCGGGAAATTGTGGCTCAGGGTTGCTGCTGAATGAATTTTTGTCGATCATAAAACGGCCTTATATAAACATGGCTTTTTTAACGGGCCACAGGCGCTTGAGGGAGGCTGTAGGCGTTAGCGATGTATATCAAGAGACTACACCTAAGGACATATCAAAGATGTGCTCCCTTTTAGAGGAGGACCTTCAAAAGGGCTCTTTGGGTTTGTCTTTAGGGTTGGAATATGCCCCAAACACTTCCTGGGAGGAGATATGGAACCTTACGGAGGTAGTAAGCCAATTTGATAAGAGATTGGTCTCTTCTCACATAAGGTTTGATGGGCCTAGGTGCATTGAGGCACTGGAGGAAATGATAACCTTAGCAGAAAAAAGTAAAGTTAGGGTACAAATATCCCACTTGGGAAGCATGACAGCCTTTGGCAAGTCTGAAGAAGCACTAAGGATGGTGGAGAAAGCCAGAGAAAGGGGAGTTGACATAGGGTTTGATACATATCCTTATGGTGCTTTTTGTACTTTCATAGGGTCAACAGTGTTCGACCCCGGCTTTGAAGAAAGGTGGAACAAGGGATTGGAAGCCCTGGAAGTAGCCTCTGGACCTCATAAAGGGAAAAGGCTAGATGAAGAACTTTATAAGGAATTGAGGAAGAACGCCCCATCTACACTTATTATAGCCCATGTGATGAACGAAGAGGAAATGAGGCTCTGTCTGATGCACCCTATGGCAGCGTTGGCTTCAGACGGGGTATTGGAAAGAAAAAGCGGGCATCCGAGAGCGGCTGGAGCTTTCCCTAGAGGATTAAGGTGGCTAAAGGAAGGAGGCCTGTCTTGGCCAGAGGCTATTTCTCACCTGACCACTATTCCAGCGGAAAGGATGTGGCTGGATTCGACCATTGGGGCCATAAAGGAAGGGTTTTCGGCAGATTTAGTACTGTTCGACCAAGACAAGTTGAAAGATAAAGCAACCTTTAGTGAGCCGCTTTTGCCTCCAGAAGGAATAGAATACGTAATAGTTGGGGGAAAGATAGCTGTGGAAAGAGGAAAACTTTCAGATGAACCTCTAGGTAATTTCATTTTGAGAACATAA
- a CDS encoding amidohydrolase (PFAM: Peptidase family M20/M25/M40; Peptidase dimerisation domain~TIGRFAM: amidohydrolase~COGs: COG1473 Metal-dependent amidase/aminoacylase/carboxypeptidase~InterPro IPR010168: IPR002933: IPR011650: IPR017144~KEGG: aco:Amico_1612 amidohydrolase~PFAM: peptidase M20; peptidase dimerisation domain protein~SPTR: Peptidase, M20/M25/M40 family;~TIGRFAM: amidohydrolase): protein MDKVRELKDKVQKVIEEFSPKAIALSDELALNPEVSEQEYSSSRKHVELLKEAGFEIEYPFCGIETAFRAVIGKGSPKVALLVEYDALPEIGHACGHNVSGAMSTLAGIALASLKGELNGQVQVIGTPAEETNGAKIKMSKEGVFDELDLAMMIHSGGGVSYVHYECLAMDALEFVFKGKTAHAAASPWEGRNALNGVQLMFHALDMLRQHIRPEVRIHGIIHEGGTAPNIVPERAVARFYFRAPKRSLLNEVVRKAFNCAKGAALATETEVDWRNFELSFDDMVTNRPAEEKMESIMRELGVELSPFPGAQGSSDIGNVSHRCPAMQPVLSITPRKMALHTRELAEATMMDEAHHALVRGAKALAFMAIEVMMDEKLRSSIREAFEKEKQA, encoded by the coding sequence TTGGATAAGGTGCGAGAATTGAAAGACAAAGTCCAAAAGGTAATAGAAGAATTTTCTCCCAAGGCTATAGCATTGAGCGATGAATTGGCTTTAAATCCTGAAGTATCAGAACAGGAATATTCTTCTAGCAGAAAACATGTAGAGCTCCTAAAAGAGGCTGGTTTTGAAATAGAATATCCCTTTTGTGGTATAGAGACAGCCTTCAGAGCTGTGATAGGAAAAGGGTCTCCAAAGGTTGCTTTGTTGGTGGAGTACGATGCCCTTCCAGAGATTGGACATGCTTGTGGGCACAATGTGTCAGGGGCCATGTCCACGCTAGCAGGCATAGCCCTTGCGTCATTGAAAGGAGAGTTAAACGGTCAAGTTCAAGTCATAGGAACACCAGCAGAGGAAACAAACGGTGCCAAGATAAAGATGTCCAAAGAAGGAGTATTTGATGAGCTGGATCTGGCTATGATGATCCATAGCGGTGGAGGTGTAAGTTACGTCCATTATGAATGTTTAGCTATGGACGCCTTAGAGTTCGTGTTCAAAGGAAAAACAGCACATGCTGCAGCATCTCCCTGGGAAGGCAGGAATGCCCTAAACGGGGTGCAGCTTATGTTTCATGCTTTAGATATGCTGAGGCAGCACATAAGGCCTGAGGTCAGGATACATGGTATCATTCACGAAGGAGGAACAGCACCTAACATAGTTCCAGAAAGGGCAGTAGCAAGATTTTATTTTAGGGCACCAAAAAGATCCCTTCTTAACGAGGTAGTGAGAAAAGCTTTCAATTGTGCAAAAGGAGCGGCTTTAGCTACCGAGACGGAAGTTGATTGGAGGAACTTTGAGCTCAGTTTTGACGATATGGTGACCAATAGGCCGGCGGAGGAAAAAATGGAATCCATAATGAGAGAGCTGGGTGTGGAGCTTTCCCCCTTCCCGGGAGCACAGGGATCTTCGGATATAGGCAACGTGAGCCATAGATGCCCTGCCATGCAACCCGTTTTATCTATTACGCCGAGGAAAATGGCTCTTCACACTAGGGAGCTTGCGGAGGCTACAATGATGGATGAGGCTCACCATGCACTAGTGAGGGGTGCCAAGGCTTTAGCATTTATGGCCATTGAGGTAATGATGGACGAAAAATTAAGAAGCAGCATAAGGGAGGCCTTTGAGAAGGAAAAACAGGCCTGA
- a CDS encoding Aldehyde ferredoxin oxidoreductase (PFAM: Aldehyde ferredoxin oxidoreductase, N-terminal domain; Aldehyde ferredoxin oxidoreductase, domains 2 & 3~COGs: COG2414 Aldehyde:ferredoxin oxidoreductase~InterPro IPR013983: IPR001203~KEGG: tai:Taci_0217 aldehyde ferredoxin oxidoreductase~PFAM: aldehyde ferredoxin oxidoreductase; Aldehyde ferredoxin oxidoreductase~PRIAM: Aldehyde ferredoxin oxidoreductase~SMART: Aldehyde ferredoxin oxidoreductase~SPTR: Aldehyde ferredoxin oxidoreductase), giving the protein MSFGKAKRAWINLKSKEVSMEHLDEKYTRKWGGMRGLALPIMLKEIEKDTDPLGPLNLLIVAAGLLNGLGFHGTCRYGIYAKSPLTGGFGGSDAGGYFGPALRAQGVDALVFKERAEKPVYIWIEDEKVEIKDATDLWGLETGPALEKLREKHGKVTAILIGPAGENQVRFACVINDLHHVNGRTGMGAVMGSKNIKAIVAPYPKAIPPKDPVLHQEMIKVFSNWKDDPLSFGLHVHGTAGGVTRLNQDGILPTMNFQQGTFEGASSIDGKLMTETLLKERLGCFACAVRCKRVVGGGKYDTDPNYGGPEYETMAALGSLCGVDDLDAVTKGHELCNRFGLDTISAGMTIAWLMECVEKGIMTKDEAIVSGFGDAQGMLKLLEKIARREGIGDLLAEGSKRASAKVGKGSEKFLMTVKGQELPMHEPRGKKGVAIGYALSPTGADHMQFAHDPLFASPDSRPMKDIMALGILEPLPVTYLGPEKIRAITYLWYFWAAFNHLGCCYFVFSPRSYFPIHRLHSLVEAATGWNITLWELMKMGERGLNAARLFNLKMGLTSGDDVIPERLHTPLPDGAFKGSTIGKDEFKDAVALCYSMMGWDGQGIPKREKLAELGLEEFI; this is encoded by the coding sequence ATGTCTTTTGGCAAGGCAAAAAGGGCATGGATAAACTTGAAAAGCAAAGAGGTCTCAATGGAACACCTCGATGAAAAATACACAAGGAAATGGGGTGGTATGAGAGGCCTTGCATTGCCCATAATGCTAAAGGAAATTGAAAAGGATACAGATCCTCTGGGACCTCTTAACCTTTTGATAGTAGCAGCAGGATTGTTGAATGGCCTAGGTTTCCATGGTACTTGCCGCTATGGGATTTACGCCAAAAGCCCCCTTACAGGAGGGTTTGGAGGAAGCGACGCAGGTGGCTACTTTGGACCAGCCCTCAGGGCCCAGGGTGTGGATGCTCTGGTGTTCAAAGAAAGGGCCGAAAAACCCGTCTACATCTGGATTGAAGATGAAAAGGTGGAAATCAAAGACGCAACGGATCTATGGGGTCTTGAGACAGGCCCAGCACTGGAGAAATTGAGGGAAAAACACGGCAAGGTAACAGCCATACTCATAGGCCCTGCAGGAGAAAACCAGGTTCGATTTGCCTGCGTCATAAACGACTTGCACCATGTAAACGGACGCACTGGCATGGGAGCTGTGATGGGATCCAAGAATATAAAGGCCATAGTTGCTCCATATCCAAAGGCCATACCTCCGAAAGACCCTGTCCTTCACCAGGAGATGATAAAAGTGTTCTCCAACTGGAAGGATGACCCTCTATCCTTCGGGCTGCACGTTCACGGTACTGCAGGAGGAGTCACCAGGCTCAACCAGGATGGGATCCTGCCTACGATGAACTTTCAACAGGGAACCTTCGAAGGGGCATCCTCCATCGACGGAAAGTTAATGACTGAAACCCTCCTAAAGGAACGCTTGGGGTGCTTCGCCTGCGCTGTGCGCTGCAAACGAGTGGTCGGAGGAGGCAAGTACGATACTGACCCCAACTACGGCGGCCCTGAGTACGAGACCATGGCGGCCTTGGGTTCCCTGTGCGGTGTAGATGATCTGGACGCAGTAACCAAGGGGCACGAGCTCTGTAACAGGTTTGGACTTGATACTATTTCAGCAGGTATGACGATAGCGTGGCTAATGGAATGTGTAGAAAAAGGGATAATGACAAAAGACGAAGCTATCGTTTCCGGCTTCGGAGACGCTCAAGGCATGCTCAAACTACTGGAGAAAATAGCCCGAAGGGAAGGTATAGGAGACCTTTTGGCCGAGGGCTCTAAAAGGGCCTCAGCGAAGGTAGGCAAGGGAAGTGAAAAATTTTTGATGACCGTCAAGGGGCAGGAGCTTCCCATGCATGAGCCAAGGGGGAAAAAAGGCGTCGCCATAGGATATGCCCTGTCGCCCACAGGGGCCGACCACATGCAGTTTGCCCACGACCCTTTGTTCGCTTCTCCGGACAGCAGACCCATGAAGGACATTATGGCCCTGGGAATACTGGAGCCTCTCCCTGTAACATATCTAGGACCTGAGAAGATAAGGGCCATCACCTACCTATGGTACTTCTGGGCTGCCTTCAACCACTTGGGATGCTGTTACTTCGTTTTCTCTCCAAGAAGCTACTTCCCTATACATAGGCTCCACTCCCTGGTGGAGGCGGCAACAGGTTGGAACATAACACTGTGGGAGCTCATGAAGATGGGAGAACGGGGGTTAAATGCTGCCAGGCTATTCAATTTGAAAATGGGACTCACATCGGGGGACGATGTCATTCCCGAGAGGCTCCATACTCCTCTGCCCGATGGGGCTTTCAAGGGAAGCACAATCGGAAAAGATGAGTTTAAAGATGCCGTAGCCCTTTGTTACTCCATGATGGGATGGGACGGCCAAGGCATTCCAAAAAGGGAAAAACTCGCGGAGCTTGGCCTGGAGGAATTTATTTAA